Below is a window of Candidatus Methylomirabilota bacterium DNA.
GGTACCGGCTGCCACGGGTCAGGCCCGGCTCGGGCCTCGTGCGCTAGGGGATCTCGCCCGCGCCGTGGTCGCTACTCTCGCCGTCCTCCTGACCGTCGGGGAGGTACTGGCGATCACAGCCTACGGTGTCGTGCTCCTGCAGAGCGCCGGGTACGGGCCGCGCCAGGCCCTGCCCGTCGCGCTGACGGCCACCCTGGGACTGCTCTCCTTCGTCGCGCAGTCGGTCTTCCTCCTCGGCGTCCCGTCGCTGCTGCCCGTGATCGAGGTGTCGATGCTCGTGGCGGGCGCCGTCCTCGCCAGGCCACACTGGCGTGGCGGGCGGCGGTTCCTCGAGTCGTGCCGCGCGCACCTCCGGGAAGAGTGGAGGACCTGGGTGTGGGTCGCGCCGGCGTGGGCCTACCTCGGCGCCGCGTCGATCCTCATCCCGGAGGGGAACTTCGACTCGATGCGCTACAACCTGGCGCGGGTCCTGCTTTTCGAGCAGGAGGGCACCCTCCTTCCCACGCACTTCTCCGAGTTCAACCAGGTGGTGTTCCCCGTCGGGGGAGACATCTTGCGGCACTTCGTGCTCCGCTACGGCACCGACTTCGGCATCGCGTTTTTCAGCCTGCTGGCCCTCCTCAACATCGCCGCGAGCAACTACGCGCTCGCCCGGGCCGTCGCCTCGCGCGCTTCCGCCCTCACCGCGACCTTGATCGTGTCCTCGGCGCCGCTGCTGGTCTACCAGGCCACCGGAACGAAGCCCGACATCCTGGCGGCGGCCGTGGCGTCGACCAGTTTGCTGCTGGCCTTCCGCATCCACCAAGGCCCGCGCGCTCTCGACCTCCTCCTGTTCGTGCTCGCGCTCTCGTTCGGCCTGTCCGTCAAGACCACCTATCTCGCTTTCGGACTGCCGCTGGCCTTGGCCGTGGTGGCGCACCTGGTGCGCCATCCGCCTGCTCCGGGATCCCTGCGCATCGGCTGGCAACGGGCCGGAATCGCGATCGTCATGGTGGCGGTCCTCTCGCAATCGTGGCTGTTCGTCCACAACTGGCGCCGGTGGGGGAACTGGGCCGGCCCGAAGGAATTCGCCGCCACCTACACCCACACGGACGGGGCCGTCGGCGCCGGCGCCAATCTCGTCCGGTATGCGGTGCAGTCCATTCAGGTGCTGTCGTCCACGGACGAGGTCGCCCGCGTGATGACCGGCCACACGCCGAGCGCCGCCGTCGAGGGCGTGTATCGGAAGACCCTCGAGCCCCTTCTCGGCCTCAAGGGAATGAGCTCGAGCCGCGGGATCTCCCGGCTGGAGATCACCCCTCGCCGATGGGGCGACGGCGAGAACGGCGCCTGGTTCGGTCCCCTGGGCTTCCTGATCGTGTTTCCTTCCCTGGCGTTGGCGATCGCCCGCGGCCGTTCGCTCGCGCGGCTGGCCGGCCTGGTGGTGGCCGCCTCGGTCCTGCTGATCGCCCGCTTCGTGGCCTGGATGCCCTGGAACGGCCGTTTCTTCGCCATGTCCTTCGCGGGCTGTGGACCTTGCGTGGCGTTCGCCATCGAGCGATACGCGCCGGGCAGGCGCACGCAGACCGCGTTGCGGGTCCTCGCGTGCGGCGTGCTCTATTACGGGTGTTGCTTCAACACGGCGAAGGACCTCCTCAGCCCTCGCGACGTGCTCGAGAGCATCCAGGCCGCTCGGCCGCTGCCCGGCCTCCTCCGCGACAGCATCTGGTACCGGACCCGCGGCGGCCAGGACCGGGACTTCTACAGCCGACGCCACTTCAGAGACGACCGGGTCGCGATCGTGAGCCGTGAGCTCCAGGCGGGCTCACGCGTGGCGGTGGTGGTGGGAGCGAACGCCTGGGTCTATCCCTTCATGCAGAAACGCCCTGACGTGCGCTTCCTGCTGGTAGGCCACGGGCAGGAGCCGCCGGCGTCCGTCGATTACGTGCTCT
It encodes the following:
- a CDS encoding glycosyltransferase family 39 protein, with translation MVATLAVLLTVGEVLAITAYGVVLLQSAGYGPRQALPVALTATLGLLSFVAQSVFLLGVPSLLPVIEVSMLVAGAVLARPHWRGGRRFLESCRAHLREEWRTWVWVAPAWAYLGAASILIPEGNFDSMRYNLARVLLFEQEGTLLPTHFSEFNQVVFPVGGDILRHFVLRYGTDFGIAFFSLLALLNIAASNYALARAVASRASALTATLIVSSAPLLVYQATGTKPDILAAAVASTSLLLAFRIHQGPRALDLLLFVLALSFGLSVKTTYLAFGLPLALAVVAHLVRHPPAPGSLRIGWQRAGIAIVMVAVLSQSWLFVHNWRRWGNWAGPKEFAATYTHTDGAVGAGANLVRYAVQSIQVLSSTDEVARVMTGHTPSAAVEGVYRKTLEPLLGLKGMSSSRGISRLEITPRRWGDGENGAWFGPLGFLIVFPSLALAIARGRSLARLAGLVVAASVLLIARFVAWMPWNGRFFAMSFAGCGPCVAFAIERYAPGRRTQTALRVLACGVLYYGCCFNTAKDLLSPRDVLESIQAARPLPGLLRDSIWYRTRGGQDRDFYSRRHFRDDRVAIVSRELQAGSRVAVVVGANAWVYPFMQKRPDVRFLLVGHGQEPPASVDYVLCVNVACTRDRLPPDAEILWSASGSPAGRVGALAALGCPRGKGCPGS